A window of Myxococcus xanthus contains these coding sequences:
- a CDS encoding nSTAND1 domain-containing NTPase produces the protein MGSPAASPSPDAWTPPQEFDEYRLVRAIGRGRTGRVFLAHDTLLERPVAVKFIPALGPNALARFLVEARAAARIQHPNVVTLYRVGQLEEQPYLVSEFIRGMSLDRLPKPQPWERVLSMGRDLARGLSAAHRRGVLHRDIKPGNAVLTEAGEVKLLDFGLAKLLDRAAGAGDSAPPACGTPPPELPPDLDPEASPNLGARSLDGVFLPSLPRGSLVGTPYYMSPEAWAGEALTARSDVYSLGVVLYELCAGKGPFRDVPWRELPAQVRHRDASPLAQVVSGVDAGLAAVIDKCLRREPSERYATASQLLDALDALTRDDTVQAVPEGNPYRGLQAFEAEHRAVFFGRRREQRAVLERMRSEPFLLITGDSGVGKSSLCLAGLLPAVTEGGLEDGRRWRSVRLVPGRRPLAALVAALAPVLETEEETLAETLRAEPTSLVRRLRVKLGAQEGLLVYVDQLEELVTLAPPAEAELAGQALGALAEGASGVRLLATGRSDFLTRLSAVPGLGAEVPRALYLLRALSPEETRDAVTGPARVKGVRFESDALVDALVTSTLSAAEGGLPVLQFALAEMWDARDAAAGVMTQAVLDSLGGVEGALARHADAAVARLLPDQRVAARGVLLRLVTVDGTRARKTDRELVGDDARYRAALEALVHARLLVAREAQEGTSYELAHEALLSGWGTLARWLAEASERREVQSRLEAAAAHWEKLGFPSESLWGPRQLEETQVLDTGELTRRERDFLKASRRTMVRSRRTRHALVVGFVVSLGLVYGGLKLRERWSLDRQVREELGQAAQALSAVRQDWGTLRAERDEAFRLYGTGRRADADRHWNRAGAQAGQLRGRFDEVAGRLERALALAPGRADVREALADFLYERALWAEQDEDTAALPALLQRLRLYDTAGTRWRRWNAAASLTLETPVSGAEVELRPLTRDAQGRFQLGEPLQADPGRWLDAAVAPGTYQISARSLGYEPVVQWVLLRRGESRRLGVPLPRMGSVPEGFVFVPPGEVKFGSAAEASVREFFNAVPLHPVEVPAFLMARHEVTYAEWLAYVESLPPAQRAQRLPRVGTGGYAGLLTLGQVDGVWRLRFQPGNEPYMARAGAPLRYAHRTSRAEQDWLRFPVSGITFADADAYAAWLSESGRVPGARLCSELEWERAARGVDGREYPHGDTLGPDDANIDTTYGKQPGGFGPDEVGSHPASRSPFGVDDMSGNVWEWTRSWLEPGKAVARGGSFAFAATSARASNRELPEPSLRDVTVGMRVCADVAANAHP, from the coding sequence GTGGGCTCTCCGGCCGCCTCGCCGTCTCCTGATGCGTGGACTCCTCCCCAGGAGTTCGACGAGTACCGCCTTGTGCGGGCCATCGGGCGTGGGCGCACGGGGCGGGTGTTCCTGGCCCATGACACGTTGCTCGAGCGCCCCGTCGCCGTGAAGTTCATCCCCGCCCTGGGGCCCAACGCCCTGGCGCGGTTTCTCGTGGAGGCCCGGGCGGCCGCGCGCATCCAGCACCCCAATGTCGTCACCCTCTACCGGGTGGGACAATTGGAGGAGCAGCCCTACCTCGTCTCCGAGTTCATTCGGGGGATGAGCCTGGACCGGCTGCCCAAGCCCCAACCCTGGGAGCGCGTGCTGTCCATGGGGCGGGATTTGGCACGGGGCCTGAGCGCCGCGCACCGGCGCGGGGTGTTGCACCGGGACATCAAGCCCGGCAACGCCGTGCTCACCGAGGCTGGCGAGGTGAAGTTGCTCGACTTCGGCCTCGCGAAGCTCCTGGACCGGGCCGCGGGGGCGGGGGATTCCGCGCCGCCCGCTTGCGGGACTCCGCCACCGGAGTTGCCTCCTGACCTGGACCCGGAGGCCAGCCCGAACCTGGGCGCGCGCTCGCTGGACGGAGTCTTCCTTCCATCGCTGCCGCGCGGCTCGCTGGTGGGGACGCCGTATTACATGTCCCCGGAGGCCTGGGCGGGAGAGGCGCTGACGGCGCGCAGTGACGTGTACTCACTGGGCGTCGTCCTGTACGAGTTGTGCGCGGGCAAGGGCCCCTTCCGGGATGTTCCCTGGCGCGAACTTCCGGCTCAGGTGCGCCACCGGGATGCCAGCCCCCTGGCCCAGGTGGTGTCCGGCGTGGATGCCGGGCTCGCCGCCGTCATCGACAAGTGTCTGCGTCGCGAGCCGTCCGAGCGTTACGCCACCGCCTCACAGCTGCTCGATGCCTTGGACGCACTGACGCGTGACGACACCGTCCAGGCGGTGCCGGAGGGCAATCCCTACCGCGGCCTCCAGGCCTTCGAGGCGGAGCACCGCGCCGTCTTCTTCGGCCGCCGCCGCGAACAGCGCGCGGTGCTGGAGCGGATGCGCTCGGAGCCCTTCCTGCTCATCACCGGTGATTCGGGCGTGGGGAAATCCTCCCTGTGCCTCGCCGGGCTGCTCCCCGCTGTCACCGAAGGGGGCCTGGAGGACGGGCGTCGCTGGCGCAGCGTGCGGCTGGTGCCGGGCCGCAGGCCCCTGGCGGCCCTGGTCGCGGCGCTCGCGCCCGTGCTGGAGACGGAAGAGGAGACCCTGGCCGAAACCCTGCGCGCCGAGCCCACGTCCCTGGTGCGCCGGCTCCGCGTGAAGCTGGGGGCCCAGGAGGGGCTGCTCGTCTACGTGGATCAGCTCGAGGAGCTGGTGACGCTGGCGCCGCCGGCCGAGGCGGAGCTGGCGGGACAGGCCCTGGGGGCGCTCGCGGAGGGCGCCAGTGGCGTGCGCCTGCTCGCCACGGGGCGAAGTGACTTCCTCACCCGGCTGTCCGCCGTTCCCGGACTGGGCGCGGAGGTGCCACGCGCGCTGTATCTGCTGCGCGCCTTGTCGCCCGAGGAGACACGGGACGCCGTGACGGGCCCCGCCCGCGTGAAGGGCGTGCGCTTTGAATCCGACGCGCTGGTGGATGCGCTCGTCACCTCCACCCTGTCCGCAGCGGAGGGCGGCCTCCCGGTGCTCCAGTTCGCGCTGGCCGAGATGTGGGATGCGCGAGACGCGGCGGCGGGTGTCATGACGCAGGCGGTGCTCGACTCGCTGGGCGGCGTGGAGGGCGCGCTCGCGCGGCACGCGGATGCGGCGGTGGCCCGGTTGCTACCGGACCAGCGGGTGGCGGCCCGGGGCGTGCTCCTGCGGCTCGTCACCGTGGACGGCACCCGCGCGCGGAAGACGGACCGCGAGCTGGTGGGGGACGACGCCCGCTACCGCGCCGCCCTGGAGGCGCTGGTGCACGCGCGGCTACTCGTGGCGCGCGAGGCCCAGGAGGGCACGTCCTACGAACTCGCCCACGAGGCGCTGCTCTCCGGCTGGGGCACGCTGGCGCGCTGGTTGGCCGAGGCCTCCGAGCGACGCGAGGTCCAATCCCGACTGGAGGCCGCCGCCGCGCACTGGGAGAAGCTGGGCTTCCCGAGCGAGTCCCTCTGGGGCCCGCGTCAGCTGGAGGAGACGCAGGTGCTCGACACGGGAGAGCTCACCCGTCGCGAGCGCGACTTCCTGAAGGCCTCGCGTCGCACCATGGTGCGCAGCCGGCGGACGCGGCATGCGCTGGTGGTGGGGTTCGTCGTGTCCCTGGGGCTCGTCTACGGCGGGCTCAAGCTGAGGGAGCGTTGGAGCCTGGACCGGCAGGTGCGCGAGGAGCTGGGCCAGGCGGCCCAGGCCTTGAGCGCCGTGCGTCAGGACTGGGGCACGCTGCGCGCCGAGCGCGACGAGGCCTTCCGCCTCTACGGCACCGGCCGCCGCGCCGACGCGGACCGGCACTGGAACCGGGCCGGTGCGCAAGCGGGACAGCTGCGCGGCCGTTTCGACGAAGTGGCCGGACGGCTGGAGCGCGCGCTGGCGTTGGCGCCCGGCCGCGCAGACGTGCGCGAGGCCCTGGCGGACTTCCTCTACGAGCGCGCCCTGTGGGCCGAGCAGGACGAAGACACCGCGGCGCTGCCCGCGTTGCTCCAGCGTCTGCGGCTCTATGACACGGCGGGCACGCGCTGGCGGCGCTGGAACGCCGCGGCCAGCCTCACACTGGAGACACCTGTCTCAGGGGCGGAGGTGGAGCTGCGTCCACTGACGCGCGATGCGCAGGGCAGGTTTCAGCTGGGAGAGCCCCTGCAAGCGGACCCGGGGCGCTGGCTGGACGCAGCGGTGGCGCCGGGCACGTACCAGATTTCCGCGCGCTCGCTCGGCTACGAGCCGGTGGTGCAGTGGGTGCTGCTGCGGCGAGGCGAGTCGCGGCGGCTCGGCGTGCCGCTGCCGCGCATGGGCAGCGTGCCGGAGGGCTTCGTCTTCGTGCCGCCGGGCGAGGTGAAGTTCGGCAGCGCGGCCGAGGCCAGCGTGCGCGAGTTCTTCAACGCCGTGCCCCTGCACCCCGTGGAAGTCCCCGCCTTCCTGATGGCCCGGCACGAGGTGACGTATGCCGAGTGGCTGGCCTACGTGGAGTCGCTGCCGCCCGCGCAACGCGCACAGCGGCTGCCGCGCGTGGGAACGGGCGGCTACGCGGGCCTGCTCACGCTGGGGCAGGTGGACGGCGTCTGGCGGCTGCGCTTCCAGCCGGGGAACGAGCCCTACATGGCGCGGGCCGGAGCGCCGCTGCGCTACGCCCACCGCACGTCGCGCGCGGAGCAGGACTGGCTGCGCTTCCCCGTCAGCGGCATCACCTTCGCGGACGCGGATGCCTATGCCGCGTGGCTGTCGGAGAGCGGCCGCGTCCCCGGCGCACGGCTCTGCTCGGAGCTGGAGTGGGAGCGCGCGGCGCGCGGCGTGGACGGGCGTGAGTACCCGCATGGCGACACCCTAGGCCCGGACGACGCCAACATCGACACCACCTACGGCAAGCAGCCCGGAGGCTTCGGCCCCGACGAGGTGGGCAGCCACCCCGCATCGCGCAGTCCCTTCGGCGTGGACGACATGTCCGGCAACGTGTGGGAGTGGACCCGCTCCTGGCTGGAGCCGGGCAAGGCCGTGGCGCGCGGGGGCAGCTTCGCCTTCGCGGCGACCTCGGCGCGCGCCTCCAACCGCGAGCTGCCGGAGCCGTCCCTGCGCGACGTGACGGTGGGCATGCGGGTGTGCGCGGACGTGGCAGCCAACGCGCACCCCTGA
- a CDS encoding response regulator, with the protein MKSTAMTVPAEDMPTAKEPAPGGNKKRVLVVDDFDDAREMYAEYLEFVGFEVDTARNGVEAVEKASEGEPDIILMDLSLPVMDGWEATRRIKQDSRTRDIPVMALTGHVLAGNAEHARDAGADEFVAKPCLPQDLENKIRNMLKPSKGKVRGG; encoded by the coding sequence ATGAAGAGCACGGCGATGACAGTCCCGGCAGAAGACATGCCAACCGCCAAGGAGCCCGCGCCGGGCGGGAACAAGAAGCGCGTGCTCGTGGTGGACGACTTCGACGATGCCCGGGAGATGTACGCGGAGTACCTGGAGTTCGTCGGCTTCGAGGTGGACACCGCCCGCAACGGCGTGGAAGCGGTGGAGAAGGCCAGCGAGGGCGAGCCCGACATCATCCTGATGGACCTGTCCCTCCCCGTCATGGACGGCTGGGAGGCGACGCGGCGCATCAAGCAGGACTCCCGCACCCGGGACATCCCCGTCATGGCGCTCACCGGCCATGTGCTCGCGGGGAACGCGGAGCATGCCCGGGACGCTGGCGCGGACGAGTTCGTCGCCAAGCCCTGTCTGCCGCAGGATTTGGAGAACAAGATCCGAAACATGCTCAAGCCGAGCAAGGGGAAGGTCCGGGGCGGCTGA
- a CDS encoding Ig-like domain-containing protein: MNSIRVWAVCLSSLFWACINVPGIEIVPESPDAGPPSQDVTLTLSRAATNGDVDVRVSVAELAPESVELLVDGVPTATLPQPSYELRWSTRDLDEGQYIITARASIGDRVYVSAANTLFVDRTAPWVVTQSPRSGDRDVSVHAPIQAVFSEAVEPSTVNAESIRLLVNQSDITAGVRLSADGMTVTLTPATQIPVDSNVSVTIAPSVTDVAGNALDVTALDWEWAIPRHLHYGGALSAGTVEASNVSKFSFVLDGNGNPVVAFVDGDSPSEHGVYVMRWTGAAWEQLGEVLGASAAESIIMACSLQISPGGEFLVAWSVETSDGTPSVHVRRWSGGGWSAVGAPVTATYLEARFGSFDFVVDSRGGRWLVVHEFIEGNSSSISTWLWDGESWERVKHVLTVNHHLEMASLNLMVDSADRPALFWALHSSRGGGMELHSRRWAETHWVESDWIPSGGGIPIASALDGADRLVLAGSSQDVVAGAGFRPIVGRFVPGGGWQLLGPVIEGMYPGETNATAEVLELDHDGQLVALISEPEIAGGPVNHYVRRWDESSWAPMGTPLLPRPGATPVGPAQFFMTGPEQWVLARIEESAGTPSRRHLYVYRPNN, from the coding sequence ATGAACTCCATCAGGGTTTGGGCAGTGTGTCTCAGTTCCTTGTTCTGGGCATGCATCAACGTGCCTGGAATCGAAATTGTGCCCGAGTCGCCGGACGCGGGGCCGCCAAGCCAGGATGTGACGCTAACGCTGTCGCGTGCGGCGACGAATGGTGATGTCGATGTGCGAGTTTCGGTCGCGGAGTTGGCGCCGGAGTCGGTCGAGTTGCTGGTTGATGGCGTCCCCACAGCGACGTTGCCCCAGCCTTCTTACGAGTTGCGGTGGAGCACCCGTGACCTCGACGAGGGCCAGTACATCATCACCGCAAGGGCATCAATCGGCGACCGTGTTTACGTGAGTGCGGCGAACACGCTGTTCGTCGACCGGACAGCACCGTGGGTGGTGACGCAGAGCCCTCGGTCTGGGGACCGGGACGTTTCCGTGCATGCTCCCATTCAGGCTGTCTTCTCCGAGGCTGTCGAGCCGTCCACCGTGAACGCGGAGTCCATCAGGCTCTTGGTCAATCAATCGGATATTACTGCAGGGGTGCGCCTGTCGGCCGATGGCATGACGGTGACGCTGACGCCTGCTACGCAAATTCCCGTGGACTCAAATGTATCTGTGACCATCGCGCCTTCGGTGACAGACGTGGCAGGCAACGCGTTGGATGTAACGGCACTGGATTGGGAGTGGGCCATCCCCAGGCATCTCCATTACGGAGGGGCCCTTTCTGCCGGCACTGTCGAGGCTTCGAACGTCTCGAAGTTCTCGTTTGTGCTGGATGGGAATGGAAACCCTGTTGTTGCTTTCGTTGATGGCGATTCGCCTTCCGAACATGGTGTCTACGTCATGCGGTGGACCGGCGCGGCATGGGAGCAGTTGGGTGAGGTGCTTGGAGCGAGCGCTGCCGAATCCATCATTATGGCTTGCTCCCTTCAGATATCACCGGGAGGCGAGTTCCTCGTTGCATGGAGTGTGGAGACGTCCGACGGTACGCCAAGCGTACACGTCCGGCGCTGGAGCGGAGGCGGTTGGTCAGCCGTTGGTGCGCCTGTTACAGCAACTTATCTTGAAGCGAGGTTCGGTTCATTCGATTTTGTAGTGGACTCTCGCGGAGGGCGTTGGCTGGTTGTTCACGAGTTCATCGAAGGGAACTCTTCTTCCATTTCGACTTGGCTCTGGGATGGAGAATCTTGGGAGAGGGTGAAGCATGTTCTGACGGTGAATCATCATCTGGAGATGGCTAGTCTGAACTTGATGGTGGATTCGGCTGATCGTCCTGCTCTTTTTTGGGCCCTTCATTCCAGCAGAGGGGGGGGAATGGAGCTGCATTCCAGGAGATGGGCCGAGACACATTGGGTGGAGTCCGACTGGATACCATCGGGAGGCGGGATTCCGATTGCGTCCGCATTGGATGGAGCGGATCGGCTCGTACTTGCTGGCTCATCACAAGATGTAGTGGCAGGCGCGGGCTTCAGACCCATCGTCGGACGTTTTGTCCCGGGAGGAGGATGGCAGCTCCTCGGCCCTGTTATCGAAGGCATGTACCCCGGCGAAACCAACGCTACGGCGGAGGTCCTTGAGCTCGACCATGATGGCCAGTTGGTCGCGCTCATCTCCGAACCTGAGATCGCCGGTGGCCCGGTGAACCACTACGTTCGCCGCTGGGACGAAAGTTCATGGGCGCCCATGGGGACTCCGCTGCTCCCGCGCCCAGGCGCTACGCCGGTGGGCCCCGCCCAGTTCTTCATGACGGGCCCCGAGCAATGGGTGCTGGCCCGCATCGAGGAGTCCGCAGGCACCCCCAGCCGTCGCCACCTCTACGTCTACCGTCCCAACAACTGA